From Gemmatimonadaceae bacterium, the proteins below share one genomic window:
- a CDS encoding NAD-dependent epimerase/dehydratase family protein produces the protein MTPKHALVTGGAGFIGSHVTDALLAAGWSVTVLDNLSSGKQDQVPAGARFVWADIRSEEAAELIRDGNFDLVCHLAAQIDVRKSVADPGFDVDVNIRGTLNLVEAIRQSGRATRFVFASTGGAVYGDFVEPPNVETYPKDPESPYGIAKFSTELYLSYYARIHGLDYIALRFANVFGPRQDPHGEAGVVAIFCQRIIDGTDLKVFGDGKQTRDYVYVGDVAQAHVLAAALPTIPAGRVDDRAFNIGTGRETSVVELAESLMRASGKKVGLEHAPARPGEQQRSVVSIAKAASGLGWTPKVPLEDGLAQTYSWFASR, from the coding sequence ATGACTCCCAAACACGCCCTCGTCACCGGTGGTGCTGGATTCATTGGCTCGCACGTCACGGACGCGTTGCTCGCGGCCGGCTGGTCGGTGACCGTGCTCGACAACCTCTCGAGCGGTAAGCAGGACCAGGTTCCCGCCGGCGCACGCTTCGTCTGGGCCGACATCCGCTCCGAAGAGGCCGCCGAGCTCATCCGTGACGGCAACTTCGACCTCGTCTGCCACCTCGCGGCGCAGATCGACGTGCGCAAGTCCGTGGCCGATCCCGGCTTCGACGTCGACGTCAACATCCGGGGCACGCTGAATCTCGTCGAGGCCATCCGTCAGTCGGGTCGCGCGACGCGGTTCGTCTTCGCGTCCACCGGCGGCGCCGTCTACGGCGACTTCGTGGAGCCGCCAAACGTCGAGACGTATCCCAAGGATCCCGAGAGCCCCTACGGGATCGCCAAGTTCTCGACCGAGCTCTACCTCTCGTACTACGCGCGGATCCACGGGCTCGACTACATCGCGCTGCGCTTCGCGAACGTGTTCGGGCCGCGGCAGGACCCGCACGGCGAGGCCGGCGTGGTTGCCATCTTCTGCCAGCGCATCATCGACGGCACCGACCTCAAGGTGTTCGGCGACGGCAAGCAGACCCGCGACTACGTCTACGTGGGCGATGTCGCCCAGGCGCACGTGCTGGCGGCCGCGCTGCCGACCATCCCGGCGGGCCGCGTCGATGACCGTGCCTTCAACATCGGGACCGGACGCGAGACCTCGGTGGTCGAGCTGGCCGAGTCGCTGATGCGGGCGTCGGGCAAGAAGGTCGGGCTCGAACACGCGCCCGCGCGACCCGGGGAACAGCAGCGCTCGGTCGTGAGTATCGCGAAGGCCGCGAGCGGCCTCGGCTGGACGCCGAAGGTGCCGCTCGAGGACGGCCTCGCCCAGACCTATTCCTGGTTCGCATCCCGGTGA
- a CDS encoding LysM peptidoglycan-binding domain-containing protein: MRALRPTLATVLLGLALSPLAIEAQGTGRTHTVKPGDTLWDLAQTYLGDPFKWPEIYRRNTGTVADPHWIYPDQVLVVDGDVMPTPGTPPDEAAPVAQMPDTTAPMPTPMPDAEPPAMTIFNPERYRVVRGERTSLLLRSAPAAVRSGDFMQAPFLWDANGVQGAGRIETSSEAAGVRVDLTERPIQLFETVIVRPPQGAQGLKDERYLVFRYGPTIENEGRVVVPTGIVRLSADAADGVARGVLLNKFEDVFETHGLMPLDTLVIAEGATPQHVEFGLETRVAYVYSDPVLPPVGHQLILAAGASDGLVPGDQLTLLRPRAARETGASLAPQRIAVAQVVRVTQWGASAIIISQSDGGVGAGTTAVVTGKMP, from the coding sequence ATGCGTGCCCTCCGACCGACCCTCGCGACCGTCCTGCTCGGCCTGGCCCTCTCGCCTCTGGCGATCGAGGCACAGGGCACGGGCCGGACGCATACCGTGAAGCCCGGCGATACCCTCTGGGACCTCGCGCAGACCTATCTTGGCGACCCGTTCAAGTGGCCCGAGATCTACCGCCGCAACACGGGCACGGTCGCCGATCCGCACTGGATCTATCCGGACCAGGTGCTGGTGGTCGATGGCGATGTGATGCCGACGCCGGGGACCCCGCCGGATGAAGCCGCGCCGGTGGCCCAGATGCCTGACACCACGGCCCCTATGCCGACCCCTATGCCGGATGCCGAGCCGCCGGCGATGACGATCTTCAATCCTGAGCGCTATCGCGTCGTGCGCGGGGAGCGCACGTCGCTGCTGTTACGCTCAGCACCCGCGGCCGTTCGGAGCGGCGACTTCATGCAGGCGCCGTTCTTGTGGGATGCCAACGGGGTCCAGGGCGCGGGTCGGATCGAGACCTCGAGCGAGGCGGCGGGCGTGCGCGTCGACTTGACGGAACGACCCATCCAGCTCTTCGAGACCGTGATTGTCCGGCCTCCTCAGGGCGCACAAGGCCTCAAGGACGAACGGTATCTCGTCTTCCGCTACGGCCCCACGATTGAGAACGAAGGACGCGTCGTGGTCCCCACCGGCATCGTACGGTTGAGCGCCGACGCCGCCGATGGAGTCGCTCGGGGCGTGCTGCTCAACAAGTTCGAGGATGTCTTCGAGACGCACGGCCTGATGCCCCTGGACACGCTGGTCATTGCCGAGGGCGCGACGCCGCAGCACGTCGAGTTCGGCCTCGAGACTCGCGTCGCCTACGTCTACAGCGACCCCGTCCTACCGCCGGTCGGCCATCAGCTGATTCTCGCCGCGGGGGCCAGCGACGGCTTGGTGCCGGGCGACCAACTCACCCTGCTGCGGCCGCGGGCTGCCCGGGAGACCGGTGCGTCACTGGCGCCGCAGCGTATCGCGGTGGCGCAGGTGGTCCGTGTCACGCAGTGGGGGGCCAGCGCCATCATCATCAGCCAGTCCGATGGTGGTGTCGGTGCGGGGACGACGGCGGTCGTCACCGGGAAGATGCCCTGA
- a CDS encoding single-stranded DNA-binding protein: MSRSLNKVTLIGNLGADPEIRTTPNGSKVAQFSLATSRQWNSQAGEKQEKTEWHKCVAWNAGSRGTGLADIIERYVKKGDKLYVEGRIEYRQYEDKDKQTRYVTEINVREILLLGGRGGGEGFDAPRPSKAAAGGKGGDAGFSDFPEAMDGDDDLPF, from the coding sequence GTGAGCCGCAGCTTGAACAAAGTCACCCTCATCGGAAACCTCGGCGCCGACCCCGAGATCCGGACCACGCCAAACGGCAGCAAGGTCGCGCAGTTCTCGCTGGCCACCAGCCGGCAGTGGAACTCGCAGGCGGGGGAGAAGCAGGAGAAGACGGAGTGGCACAAGTGCGTGGCGTGGAACGCCGGCTCGCGCGGCACCGGCTTGGCGGACATCATCGAGCGCTACGTGAAGAAGGGCGACAAGCTCTACGTCGAGGGGCGCATCGAGTACCGGCAGTACGAGGACAAGGACAAGCAGACTCGCTACGTGACCGAGATCAACGTGCGGGAGATCCTCCTCCTCGGTGGCCGGGGCGGCGGCGAGGGCTTCGATGCCCCGCGTCCGTCCAAGGCGGCCGCCGGTGGCAAGGGCGGGGACGCCGGCTTCTCGGACTTCCCCGAGGCGATGGACGGGGACGACGACCTGCCGTTCTGA
- the rimI gene encoding ribosomal protein S18-alanine N-acetyltransferase yields the protein MTRESASAPQLRDATAADVPALVALERASFSDPWSAESFREVLRSTTARLRVAVVDGAVQGYSVSWHVADEAELANLAVATAFRRQRIAAALLDDLLAFAQAHATLAIYLEVRASNEAAQALYRSRGFDVVGRRRAYYQHPTEDAVLMRRSLQ from the coding sequence GTGACCCGCGAATCGGCTTCCGCACCGCAGCTGCGCGATGCCACGGCGGCGGATGTCCCGGCCCTCGTCGCGCTCGAGCGCGCGAGCTTCTCGGATCCCTGGAGCGCGGAGAGCTTCCGAGAGGTCCTGCGCTCGACCACGGCTCGGCTCCGTGTCGCCGTGGTCGATGGTGCCGTGCAGGGGTACAGCGTGTCCTGGCACGTCGCTGACGAAGCCGAGTTGGCGAACCTCGCGGTCGCGACCGCCTTCAGGCGACAACGCATCGCCGCGGCGTTGCTCGACGACCTGCTGGCGTTCGCCCAGGCCCACGCGACGCTCGCGATCTATCTCGAGGTGCGAGCCAGCAATGAGGCGGCGCAGGCCCTGTACCGGTCGCGCGGATTCGACGTCGTCGGTCGGCGGCGGGCCTACTACCAGCATCCCACCGAGGATGCGGTGCTGATGCGTCGGAGCCTCCAGTAA
- the tsaB gene encoding tRNA (adenosine(37)-N6)-threonylcarbamoyltransferase complex dimerization subunit type 1 TsaB, producing the protein MDGLSLALDAAVGEGTIAVIRDGALLAERRVTMRSEREERFLPAVIAALADAGVEPAALTRIVCGAGPGSFTSLRVVGAAAKGFAQGLDRPLFAVPSLALIVAADPRTAQGGRWLATLDAMRGDRYLALVTVAGDGQLERVESLGLAPAGEVAARAEALVASPIGPDAELQAAPHARGLLRAGALTLAAGPVDLAAWEPVYGRLAEAQVKWEAAHGRLLL; encoded by the coding sequence GTGGACGGACTGAGCCTCGCGCTGGACGCCGCCGTTGGAGAGGGAACGATTGCGGTCATCCGTGACGGCGCCCTGCTCGCCGAACGTCGCGTGACGATGCGCAGCGAGCGCGAGGAGCGTTTCCTGCCGGCGGTCATCGCGGCGCTCGCTGACGCGGGCGTCGAACCGGCAGCGCTCACACGCATCGTGTGCGGCGCCGGACCCGGCAGCTTCACGTCGTTGCGTGTCGTCGGAGCCGCCGCGAAGGGGTTCGCGCAGGGGCTCGATCGCCCGCTGTTCGCCGTGCCATCCTTGGCGCTCATCGTCGCGGCGGACCCGCGGACGGCGCAGGGCGGGCGATGGCTCGCCACGCTCGACGCCATGCGCGGCGACCGGTACCTCGCCTTGGTCACGGTGGCGGGGGATGGGCAGCTTGAGCGCGTGGAATCCCTCGGGCTCGCGCCGGCCGGCGAAGTCGCGGCCAGGGCTGAAGCGCTTGTCGCCTCGCCGATAGGACCCGACGCCGAACTGCAGGCTGCACCGCACGCGCGGGGACTACTGCGTGCTGGTGCGCTTACGCTCGCGGCCGGGCCGGTGGATCTGGCCGCTTGGGAACCTGTGTATGGCCGCTTGGCCGAGGCGCAGGTGAAATGGGAAGCGGCGCACGGGCGCCTGCTGCTGTGA
- the tsaE gene encoding tRNA (adenosine(37)-N6)-threonylcarbamoyltransferase complex ATPase subunit type 1 TsaE, with protein sequence MPRAELDESALRAWGEAYGAMLRAPAVVALSGDLGAGKTTLTQAIAAGLGVTEDVTSPTYALVHEYGSARGTVWHLDLYRLRDAGQLAQLGWDDILASGDVVLIEWPERAADALPADARALRLEHVQGRVDVRSLSWTD encoded by the coding sequence GTGCCACGCGCTGAGCTGGACGAATCGGCGCTGCGTGCCTGGGGCGAGGCCTACGGTGCCATGCTGCGCGCGCCGGCGGTCGTGGCGCTCTCCGGCGACCTCGGGGCGGGCAAGACGACGCTGACGCAAGCCATCGCGGCTGGCCTCGGTGTCACCGAGGACGTCACGAGCCCGACCTATGCGCTGGTGCACGAGTACGGCTCGGCGCGGGGGACGGTCTGGCATCTCGATCTCTACCGGCTCCGCGACGCGGGCCAGCTCGCCCAACTGGGCTGGGATGACATCCTCGCGTCGGGTGACGTTGTCCTCATCGAGTGGCCGGAACGCGCGGCAGATGCGCTGCCCGCCGACGCACGCGCGCTGAGGCTCGAGCATGTCCAGGGGCGCGTTGACGTCAGGAGTCTCTCGTGGACGGACTGA
- the uvrB gene encoding excinuclease ABC subunit UvrB, whose translation MTYSLQAPFQPAGDQPRAIGELVAGLARGDRFQTLLGVTGSGKTMTMANVIQQFGKPALVLSHNKTLAAQLYGELKGFFPNNAVEYFISYYDYYQPEAYVPSSDTYIEKDASINEDIDRLRLRATSSLMERDDVIIVATVSAIYGLGDPETYRASMVQLHVGQQIPRDKILKALVAIQYGRNDASFERGTFRVRGDTVEILPAYEEQAVRIEMFGDEIERISKIDPLTGQTITPLQRTAVYPAKHFVTTRPTIERAVKEIRAELVERLAALKEAGKLLEAQRLESRTNFDIEMLLEIGTCPGIENYSRIIAGREPGARPAVLFDYFPDDFLVIVDESHVTLPQIGGMFNGDRARKTTLVEYGFRLPSALDNRPLMFDEFLALTPRAVMVSATPGELELKLSEGVVVEQVIRPTGLLDPVIEIRPVKGQVDDLLHEIRLRERKGERVLVTTLTKRMAEDLTDYLAQVGVRVRYMHADIDAIERMEIVRGLRLGEFDVLIGINLLREGLDLPEVSLVAILDADQEGFLRSDRSLIQTVGRAARHVEGRAIFYADKVTGSMQRCLDETSRRRAVQEEHNKAHGIVPAGVRKSHDQVRFSTRVADAREGTEERESDRRRGKKQKKVAEAQRAYGTDDLPGLVQRLEEEMRTAAKNLDFETAARLRDELFDLKAAMGDSSPRAARAKR comes from the coding sequence GTGACCTACTCGCTCCAGGCGCCCTTCCAGCCGGCGGGCGACCAACCGCGCGCCATCGGCGAGTTGGTCGCCGGCCTCGCGCGCGGTGACCGCTTCCAGACGCTGCTGGGCGTCACCGGCTCCGGCAAGACGATGACGATGGCCAATGTCATCCAGCAGTTCGGCAAGCCGGCGTTGGTGCTGTCGCACAACAAGACGTTGGCGGCGCAGCTCTACGGCGAGCTCAAGGGCTTCTTCCCGAACAACGCCGTCGAGTACTTCATCTCGTACTACGACTACTACCAGCCCGAGGCCTACGTCCCCAGCTCGGACACGTACATCGAGAAGGACGCGTCGATCAACGAGGATATCGATCGGCTGCGGTTGCGTGCGACGTCGTCGCTGATGGAGCGCGATGACGTCATCATCGTCGCCACGGTGTCGGCGATCTACGGCCTCGGCGATCCGGAGACCTATCGCGCCTCGATGGTCCAGCTCCACGTCGGCCAGCAGATCCCGCGCGACAAGATCCTCAAGGCGCTGGTGGCCATCCAATACGGCCGCAACGATGCCTCGTTCGAGCGCGGCACCTTCCGCGTGCGCGGCGACACGGTGGAGATCCTGCCGGCCTACGAGGAGCAGGCCGTGCGCATCGAGATGTTCGGCGACGAGATCGAGCGCATCAGCAAGATCGATCCGCTGACCGGCCAGACCATCACGCCGCTGCAGCGCACGGCGGTGTATCCGGCCAAGCACTTCGTGACCACGCGCCCGACGATCGAGCGCGCAGTGAAGGAGATTCGCGCCGAGTTGGTGGAGCGGCTGGCGGCGCTGAAGGAGGCCGGCAAGCTGCTCGAGGCGCAGCGGCTGGAGAGCCGCACGAATTTCGACATCGAGATGCTCCTGGAGATCGGCACCTGTCCCGGCATCGAGAACTATTCGCGCATCATCGCCGGCCGCGAGCCTGGCGCGCGGCCGGCCGTGCTCTTTGACTACTTCCCCGACGACTTCCTCGTCATCGTGGACGAGTCGCACGTGACGCTGCCGCAGATCGGTGGGATGTTCAATGGCGACCGCGCCCGCAAGACGACGCTGGTCGAGTATGGCTTCCGCCTGCCCAGCGCGCTGGACAACCGCCCGCTGATGTTCGACGAGTTTCTCGCCCTCACGCCGCGCGCGGTGATGGTCAGCGCCACGCCGGGCGAGCTGGAGCTCAAGCTCTCCGAGGGCGTGGTCGTCGAGCAGGTGATTCGCCCTACGGGCCTGCTGGATCCGGTGATCGAGATCCGACCGGTGAAGGGACAGGTGGACGACCTGCTGCACGAGATTCGGCTGCGCGAACGAAAGGGCGAGCGAGTATTGGTCACCACGCTGACCAAGCGCATGGCCGAGGATCTGACGGACTATCTCGCGCAGGTCGGGGTGCGGGTGCGCTACATGCACGCCGACATCGATGCCATCGAGCGGATGGAGATCGTCCGCGGCCTGCGCCTCGGCGAGTTCGACGTGCTCATCGGCATCAACCTGCTGCGAGAGGGACTGGATCTCCCCGAAGTCTCGTTGGTGGCCATCCTCGACGCGGACCAAGAGGGCTTCCTCCGCTCCGACCGTTCGCTGATCCAGACCGTGGGCCGCGCGGCGCGGCACGTCGAGGGCAGGGCGATCTTCTACGCCGACAAGGTCACGGGCTCGATGCAGCGCTGCCTCGACGAGACCTCGCGGCGCCGCGCGGTGCAGGAGGAGCACAACAAGGCGCACGGCATCGTCCCGGCCGGCGTGCGCAAGTCGCATGACCAAGTACGCTTCAGCACGCGCGTGGCCGATGCGCGCGAGGGCACGGAGGAGCGCGAGAGCGACCGCCGCCGTGGCAAGAAGCAGAAGAAGGTGGCGGAGGCCCAGCGCGCCTACGGCACGGACGACCTGCCCGGCCTTGTGCAGCGGCTGGAGGAGGAGATGCGCACGGCGGCCAAGAATCTCGACTTCGAGACGGCGGCGCGTCTGCGTGACGAGCTCTTCGATCTGAAGGCGGCGATGGGGGACAGCTCGCCGCGGGCCGCGCGTGCGAAGCGCTGA
- a CDS encoding bifunctional (p)ppGpp synthetase/guanosine-3',5'-bis(diphosphate) 3'-pyrophosphohydrolase, translated as MTAPVLADIIPNWDLADPGVAGRLDVDLLARAYRFSEKAHSGQTRRNGDPYVTHCVEVAKILADLQLDSTTVASGLIHDVVEDTAYSVEDVEREFGREIAQIVDGLTKIGHLPMLSREERQVESYRKLLLSVAKDVRVILVKLADRLHNMRTLEWMPEDKRARIALETRDLYAPMAHRFGLASMKAELEDLAFKWLETDDYRALAKMVAQTRADRDALTTELAEPLERRLREADVKLLEVSGRPKHLWSIHKKMEKRVKPYEEIYDLYAIRVLVENVPECYHALGVIHGAWTPLQERIKDYIASPKSNGYQSLHTTVFGPRGTLFEIQIRTREMHRTAEYGIAAHWLYKEGEKGGKRDLDRHLAWFRQVLELQLDAETPDQFLEFLKLDLYQDEIFVFTPNGDVIQLPKGATPLDFAFAVHTQVGLHTQGARVNGRIVPLSRELRNSETVEIIRSPNARPSRDWLSHVRTGRARHRIRQWLRSEEQKTFVTVGQEILDRELRRRKHAKLTDAELARGASELKLANAEHIYASIGQGDITVTQLLKAIYPDLDESEAAVLKPSPLERLIDRMRRPGTSRGLKIQGADGLLVRYAQCCQPVPGDKVVGYVTRGRGVSIHRQDCPNLLHLGHEPERRLEIDWQETAGERFVIRLSIEGTDRRGLYADLAAAVSGTGTDIRSLELKTIDGRVSGSALVEVENLAHLERIIKTARRVKGVSEVARRERLGAEEG; from the coding sequence GTGACTGCCCCCGTACTCGCCGACATCATCCCCAACTGGGACCTCGCGGACCCCGGCGTTGCCGGGCGTCTCGACGTGGACCTGTTGGCGCGCGCGTACCGGTTTTCCGAGAAGGCGCATAGCGGGCAGACGCGGCGGAACGGGGACCCCTACGTCACCCACTGCGTCGAGGTCGCGAAGATCCTCGCCGACCTGCAACTCGACTCCACCACCGTGGCCAGCGGGCTGATCCACGATGTCGTCGAGGACACGGCGTACTCGGTCGAGGACGTGGAGCGCGAGTTCGGGCGCGAGATCGCGCAGATCGTCGATGGGCTGACCAAGATCGGGCACCTGCCGATGCTCTCGCGCGAGGAGCGGCAGGTGGAGAGCTATCGCAAGCTGCTGCTCTCCGTGGCCAAGGATGTGCGCGTGATCCTCGTGAAGTTGGCGGACCGCCTGCACAACATGCGCACGCTGGAGTGGATGCCGGAGGACAAGCGCGCGCGCATCGCGCTGGAGACGCGCGACCTCTACGCGCCGATGGCGCATCGCTTCGGCCTCGCCTCGATGAAGGCCGAGCTCGAGGACCTGGCCTTCAAGTGGCTGGAGACGGACGACTACCGTGCGTTGGCCAAGATGGTCGCCCAGACGCGGGCCGATCGTGACGCGCTGACCACCGAGCTGGCCGAACCCCTCGAACGCCGCCTGCGCGAGGCGGACGTGAAGCTGCTGGAAGTCAGCGGCCGCCCGAAGCATCTGTGGTCCATCCACAAGAAGATGGAGAAGCGCGTCAAGCCGTACGAGGAGATCTACGACCTCTACGCCATCCGCGTGCTCGTCGAGAACGTCCCGGAGTGCTACCACGCGCTGGGCGTCATCCACGGGGCCTGGACGCCGCTGCAGGAGCGCATCAAGGACTACATCGCCAGCCCCAAGTCCAACGGCTACCAGTCGCTGCACACGACGGTCTTTGGACCGCGCGGCACGCTGTTCGAGATCCAGATCCGCACGCGCGAGATGCACCGCACGGCAGAGTACGGCATCGCGGCGCATTGGCTGTACAAGGAGGGCGAGAAGGGCGGCAAGCGCGACCTCGACCGACATCTGGCTTGGTTCCGCCAGGTGCTGGAACTGCAGCTGGACGCCGAGACGCCGGACCAGTTCCTCGAGTTCCTCAAGCTGGACCTGTACCAAGACGAGATCTTCGTCTTCACGCCGAACGGCGACGTGATCCAGCTGCCCAAGGGGGCGACGCCGCTCGACTTCGCCTTCGCAGTGCACACGCAGGTGGGTCTGCACACGCAGGGCGCGCGGGTGAACGGGCGCATCGTCCCGCTGTCGCGCGAGCTGCGGAACTCGGAGACGGTCGAGATCATCCGGTCGCCGAACGCGCGGCCAAGCCGCGACTGGCTCTCCCATGTGCGCACGGGCCGGGCGCGACATCGTATCCGCCAGTGGCTGCGCTCGGAGGAACAGAAGACCTTTGTCACGGTCGGGCAGGAGATCCTCGACCGCGAGCTGCGCCGCCGCAAGCACGCGAAGCTCACCGACGCGGAACTGGCGCGTGGCGCCAGTGAGCTAAAGCTGGCGAACGCCGAGCATATCTACGCGAGCATCGGCCAGGGTGACATCACCGTCACGCAGTTGCTCAAGGCCATCTACCCGGACCTCGACGAGAGCGAGGCCGCGGTCCTCAAGCCGAGTCCGCTTGAGCGGCTTATCGATCGCATGCGGCGCCCGGGGACCTCGCGCGGCCTCAAGATCCAGGGCGCCGACGGCCTGCTCGTGCGCTACGCGCAGTGCTGCCAGCCGGTGCCGGGCGACAAGGTCGTGGGCTACGTGACGCGTGGGCGCGGCGTGAGCATCCATCGTCAGGACTGCCCGAACCTGCTGCACCTCGGCCACGAGCCCGAGCGGCGGCTGGAGATCGACTGGCAGGAGACGGCCGGCGAGCGCTTCGTGATCCGGCTCTCGATCGAGGGCACGGACCGACGCGGGCTCTACGCAGACCTCGCCGCCGCGGTGAGCGGCACGGGGACGGACATCCGCTCGCTCGAACTCAAGACCATCGACGGCCGCGTGTCCGGTTCCGCGCTGGTCGAGGTCGAAAACCTCGCGCACTTGGAGCGCATCATCAAGACGGCGCGCCGGGTGAAGGGCGTGAGTGAGGTGGCTCGACGCGAGCGGCTGGGGGCGGAGGAGGGCTAG
- the radC gene encoding DNA repair protein RadC has product MPSVLELPPSERPRERLRALGAASLTTVELLALLLGAGAGGRSSLDTAQRLLLRGGGSLRRLGQLPVATLVALHGLGEARALAIHAALELGRRLASEDADGEPLRGPRDVWRYYAPRMEGLTVEEFHVAVLDAQHRLERDVLVSRGILNSSLVHPREVFREAIAERAASVVLVHNHPSGDPTPSADDRAITAQLVAAGRLLDIPIQDHLVIGRGRYLSFAESGLL; this is encoded by the coding sequence ATGCCATCCGTCCTCGAACTCCCGCCCTCCGAGCGGCCACGAGAGCGCCTCCGCGCCCTGGGCGCCGCCTCCCTGACCACCGTCGAACTCCTGGCGTTGCTGCTCGGCGCCGGCGCGGGGGGGCGTTCATCGCTGGACACCGCCCAACGCCTGCTGCTCCGGGGCGGGGGCTCGCTGCGCCGGCTGGGCCAACTGCCGGTGGCCACCTTGGTGGCGTTGCACGGCCTCGGTGAGGCGCGCGCGCTGGCGATCCACGCCGCCCTCGAGCTGGGGCGGCGCCTCGCGTCGGAGGATGCGGATGGCGAACCCCTGCGTGGCCCACGCGATGTGTGGCGCTACTACGCGCCGCGGATGGAGGGCCTCACCGTGGAGGAGTTCCACGTGGCGGTGCTGGACGCGCAGCATCGGCTCGAGCGGGATGTGCTCGTCTCGCGCGGGATCCTGAACTCGAGTCTGGTGCACCCGCGGGAGGTGTTCCGGGAGGCGATCGCGGAGCGGGCAGCCTCGGTGGTGCTGGTCCACAACCATCCGTCGGGCGACCCCACACCCTCGGCGGACGACCGGGCCATTACTGCGCAGCTGGTCGCGGCCGGAAGGCTGCTGGACATCCCGATCCAGGATCATCTGGTGATCGGGCGGGGGCGCTATCTGTCATTCGCGGAGTCGGGATTGCTCTGA